The genomic stretch ttaatataatgaaaAGTTCGATTTTTCCTGTTAtggttagcatttttttcttctgtttaagaGGTGTttcctggctgggtgtgatggctcacacctgcaatcctagcactttgggaggccaaggtgggaggatcacttgaacccaggagttcaagaccagcttgggcaacatagtgagacccttgtctccaattttttaaaattaaaaattaaaaaaggcggggctgggtgtggtggctcacccctgtaatcccagcactttgggacgccgaggcgggtggatcacctaaggtcaggagttcgagaccagcctgaccaacatggagaaaccccgtctctactaaaagtacaaaattagccgggcgtggtggtgcatgtctgtaatcccagctattcgggaggctgaggcaggagaatcgcttgaatccaggaggcggaggttgcagtgacctgagattgtgccattgcactccagcctgggcaacaagagtgaaactctgtctcaaaaaaaataaataaataaaaaataaaataaaaaagaagtgttTCCCTAGCGTGAAGACATGAAGCTCTTCTGTAAACTTCATTGTTCTGCCTTTACAATTCAATCTACAACCCACTAGAATTAATCTTCCGTATATATAGCATGGGGTGGAGGTCAAACACCTTTTTTCCATATGGATGTTCAGCTGTCCCAgtgtcatttatttaaaagactgtcctggacctggcatggtggctcacgcctgtaatcccagcactttgggaggctgaggcggatggatcacttgaggtcaggagttcaagaccagcctaaccaacatggcaaaaccccatctctgctaaaaatacaaaattagccaggtttggtggtgcatgcctgtaattccggctactcgggaggctgaggcaggagaatcccttgaacctcataggcagaggttgcaatgagccaagatcgcaccattgcgttccagcctgggcaacaagagcgaaactctgtctcaaaaaataagaaaaaatagaggcCGAGAATGGCCCTTGCTGCCACCAACATGGAGACTTTGTACCGTGTCCCGTTCTTAGTGCTTGAATGTCCCAACCTGAAGCTGAAGAAGCCGCCCTGGCTGCACATGCCGTTGGCCATGACTATGTATGCTCTGGTGATGGTGTCTTACTTCCTCATCACCAGAGGAATCGTTTATGATGTTACGGTTGAACCGCCGGGTGTTGGCTCTATGACTGATGAACAAGGGCATCAGAGGCCAGTAGCTTTCTTGGCCTACAGAGTAAGTGGACTATATTATTATGGAAGGACTTGGATCCAGCTTCCTGTTTACAATGGGAGGCTTAGGTTTCATAATCCTGGACCGATCGAATGCACCAAATATCCCAAAACTCAATAGATTTCTTCTTCTATTCGTTGGATTCGTCTGTGTCCTATTGAGTTTTTTTCAAGGCTAGAGTATTCGTGAGAATGAAACTACCGGGCTCTCTGATGGGTTAGAGTGCCTTTAAGAagaaatcaggctgggtgcagtggctcacgcctgtaatcccagcactttgggaggccgaggcgagcggattacctgaggtcaggagttcaagatcagcctgggcaacatggtgaaaccccatctctactaaaaatacaaaattagcagggcgtggtgacacatgcctgtaatcccagctactcgggaggctgagacagaagaatcgcttgaacccgggaggcagaggatgcggtgagccgagatcgcgccattgcactccagcctgggcaacaagagtaaatctccgtctcacaaaaaaaaaaaaaaaaaaagaaaaaaaaaaagaagaaatcagtgCATACTGGATTTGCTCCTGTCAATGAAGTTTTAAAGGCTGTCCAATCCTCTAATATGAGAtgtagaaaagaaggaagagcagCAGTAAAAGAAATATTTAGTGAAAAACCAGGAAGTGTATTGAAGCTTGGACtagaatttcttctttattaaagaGACAAATTTATCACAGTATTTTCTTTTCCCGCTGACCACATTGCTATACCAACGATGATGAGTGGcattttcttcttagttttttatttctttaagaaaatacaagccaggcgcggtggctcacttctgtagtcccagcactttgggaggccaaggtgggcagatcacgaggtcaggagttccagaccagcttggccaccatgttgaaaccccatctctactaaaaatacaaaaattagccgggcgtggtggtggtggggcacctgtaatcccagctacttggaaggctgaggcaggagaatcacgtgaacctgggaggcagaggctgcagtgagcctagatcgctgccactgcactccagcctgggcgacaacagagcgagactctgtttcaaaaaaaaaaaaaaaagaaagaaagaaagaaaagaaaatatactgcatacctacaactataATAGCAAATATAGTGATTATTTTTTACAACCCCCTTAACACTTTTTGGAGATGACATTTCTGACTTtcagaaattaacataaaatcaAGAAGCAAGATTCCATGAGCTGAGACCTCTGGACAGCTGGTCAGCTTTACCTACGGAGCTTTGGCTTTAACTAGAGTGTGTGATGGTAGATTATTTCAGATAGGTATGTAAGACTGCTGCCTGAACAATAACATGTATGAAAGGAACAGAAATAAAtactaattaaaaaacaaaataagaaaaaataaaaaataaacactactatggacatggtagctcatgcctgtaatcctagcactttgggatgccaaggtaggtagatcgcttgaaccaaggagttcaAGGAGTtgggagaccagtctgggcaacatagcaagaccccatctctaaaaaaaaaaaaaaaaaaagagtactaaAGACTCAgagatagaaaaatggaaattattcatattgtctccagatttttttttttttggacggagacttgctctgtcacccaggctggagtgcagtggcacgatcttggctcactgcaacctccacctcccaggttcaagcaattctcctgcctcagcctcccaagtagctgggattacaggcatacgccaccaaacccggctaattttgtacttttagcagagacggggttttgccatgtttgtcaggctggtcttgaacccctgacctcaggtgatccacccgcctcagcctcccaaagtgctgggattacaggtgtgagccaccgcgcccggccagtagtCTTTTATCCTTGTAACAGATTAATCTTTTCTAGGGAAATGGAGACCTTTCATTTTCATGTCCTTTTTACGTCCCTGTTGATTGTATCTCTGCCTCCATTCTGTTGATCGGAATGACACTGACTTAATTTGCGTTCTCTAAAGCAGACACTGATACAAAGCCTTGAGTTCCAGAGGTTTATTTAGAATGTGATCCTAAACCAAGAGGGAGGTAGCAGGGAGAGTAAGACAGGGAAGGATGGGGAGCCAACACCTTATCTAAGGACAtgttgaggccaggcgtggtggctcatgcctgtaatcccagcactttgggaatccgaggcaagcagatcacaaggtcgggaatttgagaccagcctggccaacatagtgaaactctgtctctactaaaaatgcagaaaacaggccgggtgcggtggctcacgcctgtaatcctagcactttgtgaggccgagacgggcggatcacctgaggttgggagttggagaccagcctgagcaacatggagaaaccccgtctctactaaaaatacaaaaattagccttgcgtggtggtgcatgcttgtaatcccagctacttgggaggctgaggcaggagaatcacttgaacctgggaggcagaggttgcgatgagccgagatcgtgccattgcactccagcctgggcgacaagagtgaaacttcatctcaaaaaaaaaaaaaaaaaaaacaaacagaaaaaattagctgggcctggtggcagacgcctgtggtcctagctattcaggaggcaaaggcaggagaattgcttgaacctgggaggtggaggttgcagtgagccgagatcatgccactgcactccagcctgggtgacagagtgagactctatctcaaaaaaaaaaaaaaaaaaaaaaggataagttgCTGAAGTCTGTGAAGTGGACAATGAGGGCTTGATTCCTTTGAAGCCTGTTGAAGACTGTTTACGCTTCCTCTTATCATCCCCTGCCTCATCCCCTGTCACAGAGATGAAAGACTGGGACATTTCTGTGCCAAATTTCATCCCACATTGGGTGAGGCCTTCCCTGAGACATGTTGACTTCCTGCAGTTCAAAGCTACTTTCttctttagacagggtctcgctctgtcccccaggctagagtgctatagcgtgatctcgcctcactgcaagctccgcctcccgggttcaagccattctcctgcctcagcctccccagtagctgggactacaggcacctgccaccttgtccggctgtttttttgtatttttagtagagacagggtttcaccatgttagccaggatggtctcgatctcctgacctcgtgatccgcccaccttggcctcccaaagtgctgacattacaggtgtgagccaccgtacccggcctattttcttctttagacagggtcttcctctgtcccctaggctggagtgcagtggtgtgatcttggctcactgcaacctctgccccctgggttcaagagattctcctgcctcagcctcctgagcagctaggattacagacatgcgtcactatgcccggctaattttttgcattttttggtagagatggggtttcaccatgttggtcaggctggtctcgaactcctggcctcaagtgatctgtctgccttggcctcccaaagtgctgggattacaggtgtgagccaccccgcctgggcaaagctattttccattttaaattttttgttattgttgttttgagaccaagtctcactctgttgcccaagctggagtgcagtggcatgatctctaaattttgtatttttagtagagacgggttttcaccttgttgcccaggctggtctcgaattcttgacctcaggtgatccacttgcctcagccgcccaaagtgctgggattacaggcgtgggccaccatgcccagcctgccaaAGCTATTTTCTATGGGATAAATGACAGCAGAAAGGACCCCAGAGCAAAATACTAAAAAGATGTATGGCACGTGCATGAGGTGAGAGTATGGTAGAATCAAGTGAGTCTCTGCTTTCATGAGACTGAACAGTGAGGCTCAGGTTAAAATTAGAGGTGTACAAGAGAGTATGATATGGACATCTGCTACTGAACAATCCTTGTGCTTCTTGAAAATgctcatttccatattttttattttttattttttttcagatacaaggtctcactgtgtcacccaggctagattgcagggGCACAATTAAGGTTCACTAAAGTCCcaaccccctgggttcaagcaatcctcctgcctcagcctctggagtagctgggactgcagttgcatgccacagtgcctggctaatttttttattttttgtagaggtaagggcttgctatgttgcccagattggtcttgaactcccggcctcaaatgatcctcccacctgtgcctcccaaagtgctgggattacaggcataagccactgcacccagcctcatttctATATGTAAGTTCATTTAGTCATTAAGTCTTGAAGCAAAGATCCAGCCACGATCTATATAAAATTTtcaatacaggccaggcatggtggctcatgtctataatcccggcactttgggaggctgaggcaggctgatcactttaggtcaggagttccagaccagcctggccaacatggtgaaacgctaatacaaaaaattagctgggcatggtggtcagcacctgtaatcccagctgctagggaggttgaggcaggagaatcggttgaacctggaggtagaggttgcagtaagtcaaggtcacgccactgcactccaccctgggaaacagagcaagactctgttccaaaaaaaaacaaaaggcaatctttcctagaaaaaaaatattttctgcacaTTCTTAGGCACGCATTTGTATGCTGCTATagctatttaaaattttcaatacaATATGTTTACCAGAGCAAACTACAATCCTCATTGTTATGTGGGCCCCAAACCATTACTGATACTCATCTGTTTCCCCCACGTCTTCTACATTTCCTCATGGTGGGCCAGTACTTCATTTTTTGTAACTCATTTGCCTGCTGGGGTGACTCAGGCCTTTGTTTCTGAGAGATCTGAGTCCGGTGTTGCTAGGAAGGAAAAGGTTAACTAGTCTATAATCCATTCTTTCTCCCAACCTGGTGATGTCTGAGGAGGCATCCCTTGGTCAAACTTCTTTGTAAACATGCTAATCAGATCTCATGGTATTTATTAGAGGAAAACAACCAGAGATTCTTATCTGTGAGATGCTTTCAGCAGGACATACTTGTTCTTTCTTGATGTCTTGCAGTAAACAAGGAATTTAGGGgtttatgggcatgagccactggaaaATGTCAGCGTCACATATTTAgttaacagagagagagagagaggggctgggcatggtggctcatgcctacaatcccagcattttgggagactgaggcaggaagatcacttgagcccagaagcgtaagatcagcctaggtaacataatgagacctcgtctTATTAAGAGTCTGATTCCACCCTCCCTTGGTGTTATCTCAGTTACTGTACTTTTACAGGGCTGTGGTTGTGCAACTTCCTGCTGGGCATGGGGAATTCTCTGAGTTCCAGACAAGAACCTTCCTGCCCCAATATGCAGCAGCAACCCAGTCTCTTCATAATGCTCGTGGTTGATTATCCATGCCCGCCAACTACCTCATTTCTCTGCCCAGTGCTTAATCAGCCTGAAGAGCCCACAGTCACCAGGCAGAAAACCTTACTGTGCTTCTTGGTGAAAGTGTTCcctcttcaaaaatgaagacatcGCGCCAGATAAGGTTTGGGGACAAGAAGCACAAtttcttcaagtgggtccctagaCAGGATATTGATAAATGCCAATTCTATTTCACTCCCTGGTAGCTACACCTGTATATTCTAACTACTAGGGTCACAGCCCCTTATATTGACTGTTGGTTATATGCAGATATTGCATCTTAGAGGACAGCACCCCAACCCCATGGGATGTTATACCTGGGCTGACACTTCAGTTGAGCCCTTTAAAAAGCCATTCctgggccaagcacggtggctcacacctgtaatcccagcactttgggaggccgaggcgggcagatcacgaggtcaggagatcgagaccatcctggctaacatggtggaaccctgtatctaccaaaaatacaaaaaaaattagctgggcctggtggcaggcgccaccagctactcagaaggctgaggcaggagaatggcgtgaacccaggaggtggaggttgcagtgagccgagactgtgccactgcactccagcctgggcaacagagtgagactgtgtctcaaaaaaaaaaataataaataataaataaataaaaggccattcctggctgggcatggtggctcacgcctgtaatcccagcactttgggaggccgaggagggcggatcacctgaggt from Pan paniscus chromosome 20, NHGRI_mPanPan1-v2.0_pri, whole genome shotgun sequence encodes the following:
- the LOC100988885 gene encoding oligosaccharyltransferase complex subunit OSTC-like encodes the protein MALAATNMETLYRVPFLVLECPNLKLKKPPWLHMPLAMTMYALVMVSYFLITRGIVYDVTVEPPGVGSMTDEQGHQRPVAFLAYRVSGLYYYGRTWIQLPVYNGRLRFHNPGPIECTKYPKTQ